A genomic segment from Daphnia carinata strain CSIRO-1 chromosome 1, CSIRO_AGI_Dcar_HiC_V3, whole genome shotgun sequence encodes:
- the LOC130691842 gene encoding myocyte-specific enhancer factor 2-like isoform X1 produces the protein MGRKKIQISRITDERNRQVTFTKRKFGLMKKAYELSVLCDCEIALIIFSSSNKLFQYASTDMDKVLLKYTEYNEPHESRTNNDIVEALNKKEHKSGGCSPDSPGEDVDATDYTLTPRTEAKYNRIDEEFQMMMQRTQPLNGAQRSGGYTMPVSVPVNPGPYGDPGSMLHASPQMVGGHSSVSPRPSSSSGMLDVGGSNNGYGSSQPASSPIPESPTPPPTQSALRSSSSMANRSLSPQQQQHLAASQRHNLRLAIPGNQAGLAISSHDRGGGGGGGNSSLNTPVVPLQTAGLSGLYQSGYSGHGGVGAQGQPDFNLPPDMVLTSLHAVHGGWGAPSAGSNNSNSSSSSGGIVHHTGHLSNNLHLGSLSHLAVPNTGSQRPPSAPLSPSPVALKIKSEPISPPREAMVLQGGGMSSGLGPSMAPLPTGMSLMQRPSSSSDHHLSPSGHLTPTGSSPDPGHHSHSEYDSMPLHKRPRIAEWGAS, from the exons atgggacggaaaaaaattcaaatttcgcGCATCACCGACGAACGAAACCGACAG GTGACGTTCACCAAGCGCAAATTCGGTCTGATGAAGAAAGCCTACGAGCTGTCGGTGCTGTGCGATTGCGAGATCGCTCTCATCATCTTCAGCAGCTCCAACAAGCTGTTCCAGTACGCCTCCACCGACATGGACAAAGTGCTGCTCAAATACACGGAATATAACGAGCCGCATGAATCGCGAACTAACAACGACATCGTTGAG GCTTTGAACAAGAAAGAGCACAAGAGTGGCGGCTGCAGTCCAGACAGTCCCGGCGAAGATGTCGACGCCACCGATTACACACTGACACCGCGGACCGAAGCCAAATACAACAGAATCGACGAAGAATTTCAGATGATGATGCAGCGCACTCAACCCCTCAACGGAGCCCAGAGG AGCGGCGGTTATACGATGCCCGTCTCGGTACCTGTCAATCCCGGACCTTACGGAGATCCTGGCTCCATGTTACACGCCAGTCCGCAAATGGTGGGCGGCCATTCGAGTGTCAGTCCGCGGCCGTCGTCATCTTCAGGGATGCTGGACGTTGGTGGTAGCAACAATGGTTACGGCTCCAGCCAACCGGCCAGTTCGCCCATACCGGAGAGTCCGACACCGCCGCCAACTCAATCGGCGCTCAGGAGTTCCAGCTCGATGGCTAACCGGTCCCTCTcgccacagcaacagcaacaccTTGCCGCCTCTCAGCGACATAATTTAAGACTAGCCATACCCGGCAACCAAGCCGGACTTGCCATATCTAGCCATGATAGAG GTGGAGGTGGCGGCGGAGGGAACAGCAGTTTGAATACTCCCGTCGTTCCACTACAGACTGCTGGTTTGTCTGGATTGTATCAATCCGGTTATTCTGGTCACGGTGGTGTAGGAGCTCAAGGTCAACCTGATTTCAATTTACCTCCCGACATGGTACTCACCTCTCTGCACGCCGTTCACGGCGGATGGGGCGCTCCGTCCGCCGgctccaacaacagcaactcCTCATCTTCTTCCGGCGGTATCGTTCACCACACCGGTCACCTCTCCAACAATCTACATTTAGG GTCCTTGTCCCATTTGGCAGTGCCCAATACGGGCTCTCAGCGGCCGCCTAGCGCGCCTCTGTCACCGTCACCGGTGGCGCTCAAAATCAAAAGTGAGCCTATATCCCCGCCTCGGGAAGCTATGGTCCTTCAG GGAGGAGGTATGAGCAGCGGATTAGGACCTTCAATGGCGCCACTGCCAACCGGTATGAGTCTAATGCAACGTCCTTCATCGTCATCGGATCATCATTTGTCACCGTCTGGTCACCTCACCCCAACAG GGTCGTCGCCAGATCCGGGTCATCATAGCCATTCAGAATACGATTCGATGCCGTTACACAAAAGGCCTCGCATTGCCGAATGGGGCGCGTCTTAA
- the LOC130691842 gene encoding myocyte-specific enhancer factor 2-like isoform X2 yields the protein MGRKKIQISRITDERNRQVTFNKRKFGVMKKAYELSVLCDCEIALIIFSSSNRLYQYASTDMDKVLLKYTEYNEPHESLTNKNIIEALNKKEHKSGGCSPDSPGEDVDATDYTLTPRTEAKYNRIDEEFQMMMQRTQPLNGAQRSGGYTMPVSVPVNPGPYGDPGSMLHASPQMVGGHSSVSPRPSSSSGMLDVGGSNNGYGSSQPASSPIPESPTPPPTQSALRSSSSMANRSLSPQQQQHLAASQRHNLRLAIPGNQAGLAISSHDRGGGGGGGNSSLNTPVVPLQTAGLSGLYQSGYSGHGGVGAQGQPDFNLPPDMVLTSLHAVHGGWGAPSAGSNNSNSSSSSGGIVHHTGHLSNNLHLGSLSHLAVPNTGSQRPPSAPLSPSPVALKIKSEPISPPREAMVLQGGGMSSGLGPSMAPLPTGMSLMQRPSSSSDHHLSPSGHLTPTGSSPDPGHHSHSEYDSMPLHKRPRIAEWGAS from the exons atgggacggaaaaaaattcaaatttcgcGCATCACCGACGAACGAAACCGACAG gtGACGTTCAATAAGCGCAAATTCGGCGTCATGAAAAAGGCCTATGAGTTGTCGGTGCTGTGCGACTGCGAGATCGCTCTGATCATCTTCAGCAGCTCCAACCGGCTCTACCAGTACGCCTCGACCGACATGGACAAAGTCTTGCTCAAGTACACCGAGTACAACGAGCCCCACGAATCGTTGACCAATAAGAATATCATCGAG GCTTTGAACAAGAAAGAGCACAAGAGTGGCGGCTGCAGTCCAGACAGTCCCGGCGAAGATGTCGACGCCACCGATTACACACTGACACCGCGGACCGAAGCCAAATACAACAGAATCGACGAAGAATTTCAGATGATGATGCAGCGCACTCAACCCCTCAACGGAGCCCAGAGG AGCGGCGGTTATACGATGCCCGTCTCGGTACCTGTCAATCCCGGACCTTACGGAGATCCTGGCTCCATGTTACACGCCAGTCCGCAAATGGTGGGCGGCCATTCGAGTGTCAGTCCGCGGCCGTCGTCATCTTCAGGGATGCTGGACGTTGGTGGTAGCAACAATGGTTACGGCTCCAGCCAACCGGCCAGTTCGCCCATACCGGAGAGTCCGACACCGCCGCCAACTCAATCGGCGCTCAGGAGTTCCAGCTCGATGGCTAACCGGTCCCTCTcgccacagcaacagcaacaccTTGCCGCCTCTCAGCGACATAATTTAAGACTAGCCATACCCGGCAACCAAGCCGGACTTGCCATATCTAGCCATGATAGAG GTGGAGGTGGCGGCGGAGGGAACAGCAGTTTGAATACTCCCGTCGTTCCACTACAGACTGCTGGTTTGTCTGGATTGTATCAATCCGGTTATTCTGGTCACGGTGGTGTAGGAGCTCAAGGTCAACCTGATTTCAATTTACCTCCCGACATGGTACTCACCTCTCTGCACGCCGTTCACGGCGGATGGGGCGCTCCGTCCGCCGgctccaacaacagcaactcCTCATCTTCTTCCGGCGGTATCGTTCACCACACCGGTCACCTCTCCAACAATCTACATTTAGG GTCCTTGTCCCATTTGGCAGTGCCCAATACGGGCTCTCAGCGGCCGCCTAGCGCGCCTCTGTCACCGTCACCGGTGGCGCTCAAAATCAAAAGTGAGCCTATATCCCCGCCTCGGGAAGCTATGGTCCTTCAG GGAGGAGGTATGAGCAGCGGATTAGGACCTTCAATGGCGCCACTGCCAACCGGTATGAGTCTAATGCAACGTCCTTCATCGTCATCGGATCATCATTTGTCACCGTCTGGTCACCTCACCCCAACAG GGTCGTCGCCAGATCCGGGTCATCATAGCCATTCAGAATACGATTCGATGCCGTTACACAAAAGGCCTCGCATTGCCGAATGGGGCGCGTCTTAA